One genomic segment of Panicum virgatum strain AP13 chromosome 2N, P.virgatum_v5, whole genome shotgun sequence includes these proteins:
- the LOC120660968 gene encoding 60S ribosomal protein L37-3-like, translated as MGKGTGSFGKRRNKTHTLCVRCGRRSFHLQKSTCSSCGYPAARIRKYNWSVKAIRRKTTGTGRMRYLRHVPRRFKSNFTEGTEAVSRKKGAAAGAN; from the exons ATG GGCAAGGGTACGGGAAGCTTCGGCAAGCGCCGGAACAAGACGCACACGCTGTGCGTGCGCTGCGGCCGCCGCAGCTTTCACCTGCAGAAGAGCACCTGCTCCTCCTGCGGCTACCCAGCCGCCCGTATCCGCAAGT ACAACTGGAGTGTGAAGGCCATTAGGAGGAAGACTACTGGCACAGGGAGGATGAGGTACCTTCGTCACGTGCCACGGAGGTTCAAGAGCAACTTCACAGAGG GAACTGAGGCTGTATCACGGAAGAAgggagctgctgctggtgccAACTAA
- the LOC120660969 gene encoding nicotinamide/nicotinic acid mononucleotide adenylyltransferase-like isoform X3, with translation MEQVGVEVPLPRDKISIEPSRDGGIRGGVVLVATGSFNPPTFMHLRMFELAKDELQQRGYSVMGGYMSPVNDAYKKKDLLPAAHRIRFCELACKSSSFVMVDPWEAMQKGYQRTLTVLSRIRNSLCRDGLADQGSLKVMLLCGSDLLESFSTPGVWIPDQVRTICNDFGVICIRREGKDVGNLIAGSDILQECRDNIISVDEVVPNQISSSRVREHKLFIEAEGGDTTL, from the exons atggagcaggtgggagtggagGTGCCTCTCCCTAGGGACAAGATATCCATTGAACCGAGCAG GGACGGAGGAATCCGAGGGGGCGTCGTGCTCGTGGCCACCGGGAGCTTCAATCCTCCCACATTCATGCACCTGCGCATGTTCG AACTGGCAAAGGATGAACTTCAGCAGCGAGGGTATAGCGTTATGGGTGGCTACATGTCTCCGGTGAATGATGCGTATAAGAAGAAG GACCTCTTACCGGCTGCTCACCGGATTCGTTTTTGTGAACTTGCGTGCAAAAGCTCATCTTTCGTGATGGTTGATCCATGGGAG GCCATGCAGAAAGGTTATCAGCGCACTTTGACTGTCCTTTCAAGAATTCGGAACTCTTTGTGCAGGGATGGTTTAGCTGATCAAG GCAGCCTGAAGGTAATGCTTTTATGTGGTTCTGACTTGCTCGAGTCATTCAGCACTCCAGGAGTTTGGATCCCAGACCAG GTCAGAACTATATGCAATGACTTCGGTGTCATATGTATACGCAGAGAAGGAAAAGATGTTGGCAATTTGATAGCCGGCAGTGATATACTACAAGAATGCAGG GATAACATCATTTCGGTCGACGAGGTTGTGCCAAATCAAATCAGTTCATCCAGAGTAAG AGAACACAAGCTGTTTATCGAAGCTGAAGGCGGTGATACAacattgtga
- the LOC120660969 gene encoding nicotinamide/nicotinic acid mononucleotide adenylyltransferase-like isoform X1 — MEQVGVEVPLPRDKISIEPSRDGGIRGGVVLVATGSFNPPTFMHLRMFELAKDELQQRGYSVMGGYMSPVNDAYKKKDLLPAAHRIRFCELACKSSSFVMVDPWEAMQKGYQRTLTVLSRIRNSLCRDGLADQGSLKVMLLCGSDLLESFSTPGVWIPDQVRTICNDFGVICIRREGKDVGNLIAGSDILQECRDNIISVDEVVPNQISSSRVRDCIKRCLSIKYLTFDEVIEYIREHKLFIEAEGGDTTL, encoded by the exons atggagcaggtgggagtggagGTGCCTCTCCCTAGGGACAAGATATCCATTGAACCGAGCAG GGACGGAGGAATCCGAGGGGGCGTCGTGCTCGTGGCCACCGGGAGCTTCAATCCTCCCACATTCATGCACCTGCGCATGTTCG AACTGGCAAAGGATGAACTTCAGCAGCGAGGGTATAGCGTTATGGGTGGCTACATGTCTCCGGTGAATGATGCGTATAAGAAGAAG GACCTCTTACCGGCTGCTCACCGGATTCGTTTTTGTGAACTTGCGTGCAAAAGCTCATCTTTCGTGATGGTTGATCCATGGGAG GCCATGCAGAAAGGTTATCAGCGCACTTTGACTGTCCTTTCAAGAATTCGGAACTCTTTGTGCAGGGATGGTTTAGCTGATCAAG GCAGCCTGAAGGTAATGCTTTTATGTGGTTCTGACTTGCTCGAGTCATTCAGCACTCCAGGAGTTTGGATCCCAGACCAG GTCAGAACTATATGCAATGACTTCGGTGTCATATGTATACGCAGAGAAGGAAAAGATGTTGGCAATTTGATAGCCGGCAGTGATATACTACAAGAATGCAGG GATAACATCATTTCGGTCGACGAGGTTGTGCCAAATCAAATCAGTTCATCCAGAGTAAG AGACTGCATAAAAAGATGCTTGTCGATAAAATATCTTACTTTTGATGAAGTAATTGAATACATTAGAGAACACAAGCTGTTTATCGAAGCTGAAGGCGGTGATACAacattgtga
- the LOC120660969 gene encoding nicotinamide/nicotinic acid mononucleotide adenylyltransferase-like isoform X2 → MEQVGVEVPLPRDKISIEPSRDGGIRGGVVLVATGSFNPPTFMHLRMFELAKDELQQRGYSVMGGYMSPVNDAYKKKDLLPAAHRIRFCELACKSSSFVMVDPWEAMQKGYQRTLTVLSRIRNSLCRDGLADQGSLKVMLLCGSDLLESFSTPGVWIPDQVRTICNDFGVICIRREGKDVGNLIAGSDILQECRDNIISVDEVVPNQISSSRVRQPTQCVSIGTCGFDAGFYYHEVK, encoded by the exons atggagcaggtgggagtggagGTGCCTCTCCCTAGGGACAAGATATCCATTGAACCGAGCAG GGACGGAGGAATCCGAGGGGGCGTCGTGCTCGTGGCCACCGGGAGCTTCAATCCTCCCACATTCATGCACCTGCGCATGTTCG AACTGGCAAAGGATGAACTTCAGCAGCGAGGGTATAGCGTTATGGGTGGCTACATGTCTCCGGTGAATGATGCGTATAAGAAGAAG GACCTCTTACCGGCTGCTCACCGGATTCGTTTTTGTGAACTTGCGTGCAAAAGCTCATCTTTCGTGATGGTTGATCCATGGGAG GCCATGCAGAAAGGTTATCAGCGCACTTTGACTGTCCTTTCAAGAATTCGGAACTCTTTGTGCAGGGATGGTTTAGCTGATCAAG GCAGCCTGAAGGTAATGCTTTTATGTGGTTCTGACTTGCTCGAGTCATTCAGCACTCCAGGAGTTTGGATCCCAGACCAG GTCAGAACTATATGCAATGACTTCGGTGTCATATGTATACGCAGAGAAGGAAAAGATGTTGGCAATTTGATAGCCGGCAGTGATATACTACAAGAATGCAGG GATAACATCATTTCGGTCGACGAGGTTGTGCCAAATCAAATCAGTTCATCCAGAGTAAG GCAACCCACACAATGTGTCAGCATTGGAACATGTGGATTTGATGCAGGCTTTTACTATCATGAAGTTAAATGA
- the LOC120660970 gene encoding protein SCAI homolog — protein sequence MADGEAGAYREFKALAEAADRKFARARDLPLYGGGDHHSRKAFKAYTRLWRLQQERRRELVAGGLRRWEIGEVASRIGQLYYARYLRTAEPRSLVGAYVFYEAIYSRGYFGAAAGAEGGGGGGGRHQALLIRYKELRFIARFLVVAMLMRRAEAVDHLAGRLRALVEESKAAYPKTNFKEWKQVLQELGRFLKADGAYKGSRSLRYDNLFDSYPSNLASIARFHSKRVLKLKEAVLTSYRRNEVKFTELTLDTFRMLQCLEWEPTGSYQIAAKELTENGTVSDQSGPSGLIDIHLSAEISDGSLPSNPQKAIIYHPTVSHLLAVLATICEDLSQDSILLIYISASGSTEQNMASQKYASSSSSHATAASAFPIDKPKSHMSSDNHLWLGPRGSGGPNSLYPEDLIPFTRYPLFLVIDSENSHAFKAIHNAEKGEPAALLLSPRISSAMPCVESMGHGSQFTYFLTAPMQAFCQLAGITSDIDTDTYANAENVLFSAFEEYEGILCTSVGLNNVWGQILPDPFLRRLILRFIFCRAVLFYFHPKEHEQHVPTCLPNLPESVSPTAEAIKTPILLLAENLVVSNRFHFRDSRHNKK from the exons atggccgacggcgaggccggcgcgTACAGGGAGTTCAAGGcgctggcggaggcggcggaccgCAAGTTCGCGCGCGCGCGGGACCTGCCGCTCTACGGCGGCGGTGACCACCACAGCCGCAAGGCCTTCAAGGCGTACACGCGCCTGTGGCGCCTGCAGCAGGAGCGCCGCCGggagctcgtcgccggcgggctCCGCCGATGGGAGATCGGCGAGGTCGCCTCGCGGATCGGGCAGCTCTACTACGCGCGGTACCTCCGCACGGCCGAGCCGCGGTCGCTCGTCGGGGCCTACGTCTTCTACGAGGCCATCTACAGCCGCGGGTActtcggcgccgcggcgggcgcggaaggcggcggcggcggcggcggccggcaccaGGCGCTCCTGATCCGGTACAAGGAGCTGCGGTTCATCGCGCGGTTCCTCGTCGTCGCCATGCTGATGCGGCGGGCCGAGGCGGTCGACCACCTCGCCGGGCGCCTCCGCGCGCTCGTTGAGGAGTCCAAGGCGGCGTACCCT AAAACCAACTTCAAGGAATGGAAACAAGTGCTTCAAGAGCTTGGGAGATTCTTGAAGGCTGATGGGGCATACAAGGGATCTAGATCACTGAGATATGACAACCTGTTTGATTCTTATCCATCAAATCTTGCATCTATCGCACGATTCCATTCAAAAAGAGTGTTGAAACTGAAGGAAGCTGTATTAACAAGCTATCGCCGAAATGAG GTCAAGTTCACAGAACTAACTTTGGACACATTCAGAATGCTACAGTGTTTGGAATGGGAACCCACTGGATCTTATCAGATCGCTGCCAAAGAACTTACTGAAAATGGCACTGTAAGTGATCAGAGCGGGCCCTCTGGTCTCATTGATATTCACCTGTCTGCTGAAATCTCTGATGGAAGTCTTCCTTCGAATCCTCAAAAAGCAATTATATATCATCCTACAGTTTCTCATCTTTTAGCG GTTCTTGCAACAATCTGTGAGGATCTTTCTCAAGATAGCATTCTACTCATCTATATATCAGCATCAG GAAGTACCGAGCAGAATATGGCCAGCCAAAAGTATGCCTCTAGCTCCTCATCACATGCAACGGCTGCTTCTGCTTTCCCTATTGATAAGCCAAAATCACATATGAGTTCTGATAATCATCTATGGCTTGGTCCCCGTGGAAGTGGAG GTCCGAACAGTCTTTATCCTGAAGATCTGATACCATTTACAAGATATCCCCTGTTCCTTGTAATTGATAGCGAAAATAGCCATGCATTCAAG GCCATACATAATGCAGAGAAGGGAGAACCAGCTGCATTATTACTTTCTCCTAGGATATCATCAGCCATGCCTTGTGTAGAATCCATGGGTCATGGAAGCCAGTTTACATACTTCCTTACTGCTCCAATGCAAGCTTTCTGCCAACTAGCTGGAATAACTTCTGACATAGATACT GATACATATGCTAATGCAGAGAACGTACTGTTCTCTGCTTTCGAAGAATATGAAGGAATCCTCTGCACTTCTGTTGGGTTAAATAATGTCTGGGGACAAATTTTACCTGATCCATTTCTCAGACGACTGATTCTCAG GTTTATCTTCTGTCGAGCAGTGCTCTTCTATTTCCACCCCAAGGAGCATGAACAACATGTACCAACATGCTTACCTAACCTCCCAGAGTCAGTCTCTCCAACCGCGGAAGCTATCAAAACTCCTATCCTCCTGCTCGCAGAAAACCTTGTCGTCAGCAACCGGTTTCATTTCCGAGATTCCAGACACAACAAGAAATGA
- the LOC120658883 gene encoding plant cysteine oxidase 1-like: MDDADGDRRSKVQRLYDACDAVFSPEKEGLLTLSQVRWLQGILDGMEADDVGIDAGTGGEEGEMGSSSSSSSSEDEASPRAAARRLLSARGFTRITYVHIHECDDFSMGVFCFPAGATLPLHDHPHMAVLSKLLYGSMRVSSYDWVTAPRSGARKGGLAKVVAVDELREAPCRASVLFPRSGGNIHTFTAVTPCALLDVLAPPYAEDLGRPSTYFSDMPVPSLPGFAVLEQAELPEDFRVVGAPYVGPELVVDMDFYD; the protein is encoded by the exons ATGGACGACGCCGACGGTGACCGGCGGAGCAAGGTGCAGCGGCTGTACGACGCGTGCGACGCCGTGTTCTCGCCGGAGAAGGAAGGGCTCCTCACGCTCTCGCAGGTCAGGTGGCTGCAGGGCATCCTCG ACGGGATGGAGGCGGACGACGTCGGGATCGACGCGGGCACCGGCGGGGAGGAAGGCGAGatggggtcgtcgtcgtcgtcctcgtcctcggaAGACGAGGCGAGCCCgagggcggcggcccggcgactCCTCTCGGCGCGGGGGTTCACGCGGATCACGTACGTGCACATCCACGAGTGCGACGATTTCTCG ATGGGCGTGTTCTGCTTCCCGGCGGGCGCGACGCTGCCTCTGCACGACCACCCGCACATGGCGGTGCTGAGCAAGCTGCTCTACGGCTCGATGCGCGTCAGCTCCTACGACTGGGTCACCGCGCCGCGCTCCGGCGCAAGAAAGG GCGGTTTAGCCAAGGTGGTGGCCGTCGACGAGCTGCGGGAGGCGCCGTGCAGGGCGTCGGTGCTGTTCCCCCGGAGCGGCGGCAACATCCACACCTTCACCGCCGTCACGCCGTGCGCGCTCCTCGACGTGCTCGCGCCGCCGTACGCGGAGGACCTCGGCCGGCCGTCCACCTACTTCTCCGACATGCCCGTCCCTTCTCTCCCAG GTTTTGCAGTGCTGGAACAAGCAGAGTTGCCTGAGGATTTTCGTGTTGTTGGGGCGCCATACGTAGGGCCAGAGCTCGTCGTAGACATGGATTTCTATGACTAG